A genomic stretch from Apis cerana isolate GH-2021 linkage group LG7, AcerK_1.0, whole genome shotgun sequence includes:
- the LOC108002491 gene encoding LIM domain kinase 1 isoform X2: MDEVSSNDLGSRESSGKLPCAGCLNAIDEDEFIQALYQEWHIDCFRCSACDIGLSTWYFEKDGLLFCKDDYWAAYGEACQGCGQIITGPVMLAGDHKFHPECFACNSCGAFIGDGESYALVERSKLYCGSCYKRQMQPINRAPNYPFTRKPHSIRLVEIPPNTSDPEKQRGIKLTLDTTPSPRNCGALLRISELNMSSDLISLHIGDRILEVNGTPVKDQPIESIENLIQYSDTVLQLTIEHDPDTVSRQLTYSSPSAAMLTSISSSKTSPENKERLFKRRDEGYISGTRSRQLRRTRDPMHKERSSSMSRLLDGSSPTNLTCDLSRTRSFRVEPKNQRIFRASDLVKGELLGTGFFGQVFKVTHRDTNEVMVLKELYRVDEEAQKNFLKEVAVLRSLHHNNVLRFIGVLYKDKKLHLVTEYIAGGTLRALLHDTNEILPWEQRTSFAKDIAAGMAYLHSMNIIHRDLNSHNCLVREDKTVVVADFGLARIIQNGNSPDNRKYSRHSEGETKTSKKERKKRYTVVGNPYWMAPEMMKGNKYDEKVDIFSFGIVVCEIIGRVQADPDYLPRSSDFGLNQNVFKEKFCSNCPEMFYMIAFLCCDLNPDKRPPFEIMQLWLEGLAMHLSMGAELPSNLEYDIRNYIGPSTSTSESTTPESLAPQLKPIKEGQVHQEKKRCSGCNDSTLEREETESNNILQVPDVINSRGKYIRQNSKTNDSPGTSSRYSRQNSRSKEVSIEKPEIVISPDSSGFTGCFPRQNIKSNESAVYNFNDKQDSYLKKDLTECNLRRIPTIEKMRYVGRTNPCSLSDTPEYIIDNKVLCKVNNCLNFKSAEKSNEYNSIGDSHSRIKLENKFKMSDTNSVSSYLKQIGKSINVVEKENKIDGQNDNDTKKITAETSKSSGGSYLRRTKISPTKETPKDAFLSQKNSQSEAISFSLQSKAEITEDKSINDKLIRQESNISDIGSILSRQGSLTVLDCTAKHKDQIYKDYSSFNTLQKEDFHKEGNFKKNTMFYYTDNLYSNSSLSKNDDFLSYNTRNETNIDNEKDYTTEDCTKFKSDDSKKTVIETIPVYDGKLPNSLTEYTGCYKNVDLCRQDSFGSDSAVGTMRSNFFADLEFVHLRDGRHTPDLCHTPERCCTPNRATSPIESTAL; this comes from the exons atCTGGGAAGTAGGGAAAGTAGTGGGAAATTACCATGTGCTGGATGTCTCAATGCAATTGATGAAGATGAATTCATACAGGCATTATATCAAGAATGGCATATTGATTGTTTtcg GTGCTCTGCATGTGATATTGGTCTCTCCACATGGTACTTTGAGAAAGATGGTTTACTTTTTTGTAAAGATGATTATTGGGCTGCTTATGGAGAAGCTTGTCAAGGTTGTGGTCAAATCATTACAGGTCCTGTCATGTTGGCAGGTGATCACAAATTTCACCCAGAATGTTTTGCCTGTAATTCTTGTGGAGCTTTCATTGGAGATGGAGAAAGTTATGCATTAGTTGAGAGATCCAAACTATATTGTGGAAGTTGTTATAAGAGACAAATGCAGCCAATTAATAGAGCACCTAATTATCCATTCACACGGAAACCACACAGTATCAGATTAGTGGAAATACCTCCAAATACTTCTGATCCTGAAAAACAGAGAGGAATCAAATTGACATTAGATACAACTCCTAGTCCTCGAAATTGTGGTGCTTTACTTCGTATATCTga ACTGAATATGTCCAGTGATCTCATATCTTTGCATATCGGTGATCGTATACTCGAAGTAAATGGTACCCCAGTTAAAGATCAGCCAATAGAGAGTATTGAAAATCTTATACAGTATTCTGATACAGTTTTACAg ctAACTATTGAACACGATCCGGATACAGTTTCTCGACAACTCACGTATTCATCACCGTCTGCAGCGATGTTGACGTCGATTTCGAGTTCTAAAACAAGCCCTGAAAATAAAGAACGTTTATTTAAACGGCGAGATGAAGGTTACATCAGTGGAACGCGAAGCAGGCAATTGCGAAGAACCAGAGATCCTATGCATAAAGAACGTAGTAGTTCTATGTCGCGATTACTTGATGG ATCTTCACCCACAAATCTTACATGTGACTTAAGCAGAACTAGATCATTTCGTGTCGAACCAAAGAATCAAAGAATATTCCGTGCTAGTGATTTAGTGAAAGGTGAATTGCTAGGTACAGGATTTTTTGGACAAGTGTTCAAAGTTACACATAGAGATACTAACGAAGTTATGGtgctaaaagaattatatagagTTGATGAAGAAGctcaaaagaattttctaaaagag gTTGCCGTTTTACGTTCGCTACATCACAACAATGTTCTCCGATTCATCGGTGTTCTTTACAAAGATAAAAAGTTACATTTGGTCACTGAGTATATAGCAGGAGGAACTCTAAGAGCTCTGCTACATGATACAAATGAAATCTTACCGTGGGAACAAAGAACATCATTTGCTAAAGATATAGCTGCTGGTATGGCTTACTTACATTCCATGAATATTATTCACCGAGATTTAAACTCGCATAATTGTCTTGTACGCGAGGATAAGACTGTAGTCGTAGCCGATTTTGGCTTAGCAAGGATAATACAGAATGGTAACTCCCCTGATAATCGCAAATACAGTAGACATTCCGAGGGAGAAACGAAAACGtcaaagaaagaacgaaagaaaagatacaCAGTAGTAGGAAATCCATATTGGATGGCGCCTGAAATGATGAAGGGTAacaaatatgatgaaaaagttgatatattCAGTTTTGGTATTGTTGTTTGTGAAATTATTGGACGTGTTCAAGCAGATCCTGATTACTTACCACGATCTTCAGATTTCGGGCTGAATCAGAATGTATTTAAGGAGAAATTTTGTTCTAATTGTCCGGAAATGTTTTATATGATCGCCTTTCTTTGTTGTGATCTAAATCCCGATAAGAGACCACCTTTTGAAATAATGCAATTATGGTTGGAAGGACTGGCAATGCATTTATCGATGGGTGCAGAATTACCATCGAATTTGGAATACGATATCAGAAATTATATAGGACCTAGCACAAGTACTAGTGAATCCACAACTCCAGAGAGTTTGGCACCGCAATTGAAGCCTATTAAAGAAGGTCAAGTACACCAAGAGAAGAAACGATGCAGCGGTTGTAATGACAGTACGTTGGAACGTGAAGAAAcggaatctaataatattcttcaagTGCCTGATGTAATAAATTCTCGAGGAAAATATATAAGGCAGAACAGCAAAACAAATGATTCGCCTGGAACCTCGAGTCGTTATTCGAGACAAAACTCACGATCTAAGGAAGTTTCAATTGAAAAACcagaaattgttatttctcCAGATTCTAGTGGATTTACTGGTTGCTTTCCGagacaaaatatcaaatcaaatgAATCAGCTGTctataatttcaatgataaacAAGATTCGTATTTGAAAAAGGATTTAACAGAATGCAATTTGAGAAGGATACCTACTATTGAAAAAATGCGCTATGTGGGCAGAACAAATCCGTGCTCTTTATCAGATACTcctgaatatattattgataacaaAGTGTTATGTAAAGTAaacaattgtttaaatttcaaatcagcGGAAAAatctaatgaatataattcaattggaGATAGTCATTCGAGAATTAAGCTggaaaataagtttaaaatgtCAGATACGAATTCTGTTAgttcttatttaaaacaaattggaaaatctataaatgttgtagaaaaagaaaataaaatcgacgGTCAAAATGATAATGACACAAAGAAAATCACAGCTGAAACTTCAAAATCATCGGGAGGCTCTTATTTAAGAAGAACAAAGATTTCTCCCACAAAGGAGACACCAAAGGATGCATTTTTGTCACAAAAGAATAGTCAATCTGAAGCTATTTCATTTTCGTTGCAATCAAAAGCAGAAATTACTGAAGATAAGTCTATCAATGATAAGCTAATCAGACAAGAAAgtaatatttcagatattgGAAGTATATTATCTAGACAAGGAAGTCTCACAGTACTAGATTGTACAGCAAAGCATAaagatcaaatatataaagattattcgTCTTTTAACACTTtacaaaaagaagattttcataaagaaggaaatttcaagaaaaatacgatGTTTTATTATACAGATAATCTCTATTCAAATTCCAGTCTTTCCAAAAACGATGATTTTCTTTCCTACAATACACGAAATGAAACTAATatagataatgaaaaagaCTATACTACTGAAGATTGTACCAAATTCAAATCCGATGATTCTAAGAAAACAGTAATCGAAACGATACCTGTATATGATGGAAAATTGCCTAATTCTTTGACAGAATACACAGgatgttataaaaatgtgGATTTATGTAGACAGGATAGTTTTGGTTCTGATAGTGCAGTTGGTACCATGAgaagtaatttttttgcaGATTTAGAGTTCGTTCATTTAAGAGACGGTAGGCATACACCGGATTTGTGCCATACTCCTGAACGATGTTGTACTCCTAATCGAGCTACGTCACCTATAGAAAGCACAGCTTTATGA
- the LOC108002491 gene encoding LIM domain kinase 1 isoform X1, producing MDEVSSNDLGSRESSGKLPCAGCLNAIDEDEFIQALYQEWHIDCFRCSACDIGLSTWYFEKDGLLFCKDDYWAAYGEACQGCGQIITGPVMLAGDHKFHPECFACNSCGAFIGDGESYALVERSKLYCGSCYKRQMQPINRAPNYPFTRKPHSIRLVEIPPNTSDPEKQRGIKLTLDTTPSPRNCGALLRISELMRNVRGKISKLLASVMEVLFRLCCHFSNHRLNMSSDLISLHIGDRILEVNGTPVKDQPIESIENLIQYSDTVLQLTIEHDPDTVSRQLTYSSPSAAMLTSISSSKTSPENKERLFKRRDEGYISGTRSRQLRRTRDPMHKERSSSMSRLLDGSSPTNLTCDLSRTRSFRVEPKNQRIFRASDLVKGELLGTGFFGQVFKVTHRDTNEVMVLKELYRVDEEAQKNFLKEVAVLRSLHHNNVLRFIGVLYKDKKLHLVTEYIAGGTLRALLHDTNEILPWEQRTSFAKDIAAGMAYLHSMNIIHRDLNSHNCLVREDKTVVVADFGLARIIQNGNSPDNRKYSRHSEGETKTSKKERKKRYTVVGNPYWMAPEMMKGNKYDEKVDIFSFGIVVCEIIGRVQADPDYLPRSSDFGLNQNVFKEKFCSNCPEMFYMIAFLCCDLNPDKRPPFEIMQLWLEGLAMHLSMGAELPSNLEYDIRNYIGPSTSTSESTTPESLAPQLKPIKEGQVHQEKKRCSGCNDSTLEREETESNNILQVPDVINSRGKYIRQNSKTNDSPGTSSRYSRQNSRSKEVSIEKPEIVISPDSSGFTGCFPRQNIKSNESAVYNFNDKQDSYLKKDLTECNLRRIPTIEKMRYVGRTNPCSLSDTPEYIIDNKVLCKVNNCLNFKSAEKSNEYNSIGDSHSRIKLENKFKMSDTNSVSSYLKQIGKSINVVEKENKIDGQNDNDTKKITAETSKSSGGSYLRRTKISPTKETPKDAFLSQKNSQSEAISFSLQSKAEITEDKSINDKLIRQESNISDIGSILSRQGSLTVLDCTAKHKDQIYKDYSSFNTLQKEDFHKEGNFKKNTMFYYTDNLYSNSSLSKNDDFLSYNTRNETNIDNEKDYTTEDCTKFKSDDSKKTVIETIPVYDGKLPNSLTEYTGCYKNVDLCRQDSFGSDSAVGTMRSNFFADLEFVHLRDGRHTPDLCHTPERCCTPNRATSPIESTAL from the exons atCTGGGAAGTAGGGAAAGTAGTGGGAAATTACCATGTGCTGGATGTCTCAATGCAATTGATGAAGATGAATTCATACAGGCATTATATCAAGAATGGCATATTGATTGTTTtcg GTGCTCTGCATGTGATATTGGTCTCTCCACATGGTACTTTGAGAAAGATGGTTTACTTTTTTGTAAAGATGATTATTGGGCTGCTTATGGAGAAGCTTGTCAAGGTTGTGGTCAAATCATTACAGGTCCTGTCATGTTGGCAGGTGATCACAAATTTCACCCAGAATGTTTTGCCTGTAATTCTTGTGGAGCTTTCATTGGAGATGGAGAAAGTTATGCATTAGTTGAGAGATCCAAACTATATTGTGGAAGTTGTTATAAGAGACAAATGCAGCCAATTAATAGAGCACCTAATTATCCATTCACACGGAAACCACACAGTATCAGATTAGTGGAAATACCTCCAAATACTTCTGATCCTGAAAAACAGAGAGGAATCAAATTGACATTAGATACAACTCCTAGTCCTCGAAATTGTGGTGCTTTACTTCGTATATCTga GTTAATGAGAAATGTTCGTGGAAAAATCAGTAAGCTGCTGGCCTCTGTGATGGAGGTTCTATTTAGACTATGCTGCCACTTCTCTAATCATAG ACTGAATATGTCCAGTGATCTCATATCTTTGCATATCGGTGATCGTATACTCGAAGTAAATGGTACCCCAGTTAAAGATCAGCCAATAGAGAGTATTGAAAATCTTATACAGTATTCTGATACAGTTTTACAg ctAACTATTGAACACGATCCGGATACAGTTTCTCGACAACTCACGTATTCATCACCGTCTGCAGCGATGTTGACGTCGATTTCGAGTTCTAAAACAAGCCCTGAAAATAAAGAACGTTTATTTAAACGGCGAGATGAAGGTTACATCAGTGGAACGCGAAGCAGGCAATTGCGAAGAACCAGAGATCCTATGCATAAAGAACGTAGTAGTTCTATGTCGCGATTACTTGATGG ATCTTCACCCACAAATCTTACATGTGACTTAAGCAGAACTAGATCATTTCGTGTCGAACCAAAGAATCAAAGAATATTCCGTGCTAGTGATTTAGTGAAAGGTGAATTGCTAGGTACAGGATTTTTTGGACAAGTGTTCAAAGTTACACATAGAGATACTAACGAAGTTATGGtgctaaaagaattatatagagTTGATGAAGAAGctcaaaagaattttctaaaagag gTTGCCGTTTTACGTTCGCTACATCACAACAATGTTCTCCGATTCATCGGTGTTCTTTACAAAGATAAAAAGTTACATTTGGTCACTGAGTATATAGCAGGAGGAACTCTAAGAGCTCTGCTACATGATACAAATGAAATCTTACCGTGGGAACAAAGAACATCATTTGCTAAAGATATAGCTGCTGGTATGGCTTACTTACATTCCATGAATATTATTCACCGAGATTTAAACTCGCATAATTGTCTTGTACGCGAGGATAAGACTGTAGTCGTAGCCGATTTTGGCTTAGCAAGGATAATACAGAATGGTAACTCCCCTGATAATCGCAAATACAGTAGACATTCCGAGGGAGAAACGAAAACGtcaaagaaagaacgaaagaaaagatacaCAGTAGTAGGAAATCCATATTGGATGGCGCCTGAAATGATGAAGGGTAacaaatatgatgaaaaagttgatatattCAGTTTTGGTATTGTTGTTTGTGAAATTATTGGACGTGTTCAAGCAGATCCTGATTACTTACCACGATCTTCAGATTTCGGGCTGAATCAGAATGTATTTAAGGAGAAATTTTGTTCTAATTGTCCGGAAATGTTTTATATGATCGCCTTTCTTTGTTGTGATCTAAATCCCGATAAGAGACCACCTTTTGAAATAATGCAATTATGGTTGGAAGGACTGGCAATGCATTTATCGATGGGTGCAGAATTACCATCGAATTTGGAATACGATATCAGAAATTATATAGGACCTAGCACAAGTACTAGTGAATCCACAACTCCAGAGAGTTTGGCACCGCAATTGAAGCCTATTAAAGAAGGTCAAGTACACCAAGAGAAGAAACGATGCAGCGGTTGTAATGACAGTACGTTGGAACGTGAAGAAAcggaatctaataatattcttcaagTGCCTGATGTAATAAATTCTCGAGGAAAATATATAAGGCAGAACAGCAAAACAAATGATTCGCCTGGAACCTCGAGTCGTTATTCGAGACAAAACTCACGATCTAAGGAAGTTTCAATTGAAAAACcagaaattgttatttctcCAGATTCTAGTGGATTTACTGGTTGCTTTCCGagacaaaatatcaaatcaaatgAATCAGCTGTctataatttcaatgataaacAAGATTCGTATTTGAAAAAGGATTTAACAGAATGCAATTTGAGAAGGATACCTACTATTGAAAAAATGCGCTATGTGGGCAGAACAAATCCGTGCTCTTTATCAGATACTcctgaatatattattgataacaaAGTGTTATGTAAAGTAaacaattgtttaaatttcaaatcagcGGAAAAatctaatgaatataattcaattggaGATAGTCATTCGAGAATTAAGCTggaaaataagtttaaaatgtCAGATACGAATTCTGTTAgttcttatttaaaacaaattggaaaatctataaatgttgtagaaaaagaaaataaaatcgacgGTCAAAATGATAATGACACAAAGAAAATCACAGCTGAAACTTCAAAATCATCGGGAGGCTCTTATTTAAGAAGAACAAAGATTTCTCCCACAAAGGAGACACCAAAGGATGCATTTTTGTCACAAAAGAATAGTCAATCTGAAGCTATTTCATTTTCGTTGCAATCAAAAGCAGAAATTACTGAAGATAAGTCTATCAATGATAAGCTAATCAGACAAGAAAgtaatatttcagatattgGAAGTATATTATCTAGACAAGGAAGTCTCACAGTACTAGATTGTACAGCAAAGCATAaagatcaaatatataaagattattcgTCTTTTAACACTTtacaaaaagaagattttcataaagaaggaaatttcaagaaaaatacgatGTTTTATTATACAGATAATCTCTATTCAAATTCCAGTCTTTCCAAAAACGATGATTTTCTTTCCTACAATACACGAAATGAAACTAATatagataatgaaaaagaCTATACTACTGAAGATTGTACCAAATTCAAATCCGATGATTCTAAGAAAACAGTAATCGAAACGATACCTGTATATGATGGAAAATTGCCTAATTCTTTGACAGAATACACAGgatgttataaaaatgtgGATTTATGTAGACAGGATAGTTTTGGTTCTGATAGTGCAGTTGGTACCATGAgaagtaatttttttgcaGATTTAGAGTTCGTTCATTTAAGAGACGGTAGGCATACACCGGATTTGTGCCATACTCCTGAACGATGTTGTACTCCTAATCGAGCTACGTCACCTATAGAAAGCACAGCTTTATGA
- the LOC108002491 gene encoding LIM domain kinase 1 isoform X3 has product MLAGDHKFHPECFACNSCGAFIGDGESYALVERSKLYCGSCYKRQMQPINRAPNYPFTRKPHSIRLVEIPPNTSDPEKQRGIKLTLDTTPSPRNCGALLRISELMRNVRGKISKLLASVMEVLFRLCCHFSNHRLNMSSDLISLHIGDRILEVNGTPVKDQPIESIENLIQYSDTVLQLTIEHDPDTVSRQLTYSSPSAAMLTSISSSKTSPENKERLFKRRDEGYISGTRSRQLRRTRDPMHKERSSSMSRLLDGSSPTNLTCDLSRTRSFRVEPKNQRIFRASDLVKGELLGTGFFGQVFKVTHRDTNEVMVLKELYRVDEEAQKNFLKEVAVLRSLHHNNVLRFIGVLYKDKKLHLVTEYIAGGTLRALLHDTNEILPWEQRTSFAKDIAAGMAYLHSMNIIHRDLNSHNCLVREDKTVVVADFGLARIIQNGNSPDNRKYSRHSEGETKTSKKERKKRYTVVGNPYWMAPEMMKGNKYDEKVDIFSFGIVVCEIIGRVQADPDYLPRSSDFGLNQNVFKEKFCSNCPEMFYMIAFLCCDLNPDKRPPFEIMQLWLEGLAMHLSMGAELPSNLEYDIRNYIGPSTSTSESTTPESLAPQLKPIKEGQVHQEKKRCSGCNDSTLEREETESNNILQVPDVINSRGKYIRQNSKTNDSPGTSSRYSRQNSRSKEVSIEKPEIVISPDSSGFTGCFPRQNIKSNESAVYNFNDKQDSYLKKDLTECNLRRIPTIEKMRYVGRTNPCSLSDTPEYIIDNKVLCKVNNCLNFKSAEKSNEYNSIGDSHSRIKLENKFKMSDTNSVSSYLKQIGKSINVVEKENKIDGQNDNDTKKITAETSKSSGGSYLRRTKISPTKETPKDAFLSQKNSQSEAISFSLQSKAEITEDKSINDKLIRQESNISDIGSILSRQGSLTVLDCTAKHKDQIYKDYSSFNTLQKEDFHKEGNFKKNTMFYYTDNLYSNSSLSKNDDFLSYNTRNETNIDNEKDYTTEDCTKFKSDDSKKTVIETIPVYDGKLPNSLTEYTGCYKNVDLCRQDSFGSDSAVGTMRSNFFADLEFVHLRDGRHTPDLCHTPERCCTPNRATSPIESTAL; this is encoded by the exons ATGTTGGCAGGTGATCACAAATTTCACCCAGAATGTTTTGCCTGTAATTCTTGTGGAGCTTTCATTGGAGATGGAGAAAGTTATGCATTAGTTGAGAGATCCAAACTATATTGTGGAAGTTGTTATAAGAGACAAATGCAGCCAATTAATAGAGCACCTAATTATCCATTCACACGGAAACCACACAGTATCAGATTAGTGGAAATACCTCCAAATACTTCTGATCCTGAAAAACAGAGAGGAATCAAATTGACATTAGATACAACTCCTAGTCCTCGAAATTGTGGTGCTTTACTTCGTATATCTga GTTAATGAGAAATGTTCGTGGAAAAATCAGTAAGCTGCTGGCCTCTGTGATGGAGGTTCTATTTAGACTATGCTGCCACTTCTCTAATCATAG ACTGAATATGTCCAGTGATCTCATATCTTTGCATATCGGTGATCGTATACTCGAAGTAAATGGTACCCCAGTTAAAGATCAGCCAATAGAGAGTATTGAAAATCTTATACAGTATTCTGATACAGTTTTACAg ctAACTATTGAACACGATCCGGATACAGTTTCTCGACAACTCACGTATTCATCACCGTCTGCAGCGATGTTGACGTCGATTTCGAGTTCTAAAACAAGCCCTGAAAATAAAGAACGTTTATTTAAACGGCGAGATGAAGGTTACATCAGTGGAACGCGAAGCAGGCAATTGCGAAGAACCAGAGATCCTATGCATAAAGAACGTAGTAGTTCTATGTCGCGATTACTTGATGG ATCTTCACCCACAAATCTTACATGTGACTTAAGCAGAACTAGATCATTTCGTGTCGAACCAAAGAATCAAAGAATATTCCGTGCTAGTGATTTAGTGAAAGGTGAATTGCTAGGTACAGGATTTTTTGGACAAGTGTTCAAAGTTACACATAGAGATACTAACGAAGTTATGGtgctaaaagaattatatagagTTGATGAAGAAGctcaaaagaattttctaaaagag gTTGCCGTTTTACGTTCGCTACATCACAACAATGTTCTCCGATTCATCGGTGTTCTTTACAAAGATAAAAAGTTACATTTGGTCACTGAGTATATAGCAGGAGGAACTCTAAGAGCTCTGCTACATGATACAAATGAAATCTTACCGTGGGAACAAAGAACATCATTTGCTAAAGATATAGCTGCTGGTATGGCTTACTTACATTCCATGAATATTATTCACCGAGATTTAAACTCGCATAATTGTCTTGTACGCGAGGATAAGACTGTAGTCGTAGCCGATTTTGGCTTAGCAAGGATAATACAGAATGGTAACTCCCCTGATAATCGCAAATACAGTAGACATTCCGAGGGAGAAACGAAAACGtcaaagaaagaacgaaagaaaagatacaCAGTAGTAGGAAATCCATATTGGATGGCGCCTGAAATGATGAAGGGTAacaaatatgatgaaaaagttgatatattCAGTTTTGGTATTGTTGTTTGTGAAATTATTGGACGTGTTCAAGCAGATCCTGATTACTTACCACGATCTTCAGATTTCGGGCTGAATCAGAATGTATTTAAGGAGAAATTTTGTTCTAATTGTCCGGAAATGTTTTATATGATCGCCTTTCTTTGTTGTGATCTAAATCCCGATAAGAGACCACCTTTTGAAATAATGCAATTATGGTTGGAAGGACTGGCAATGCATTTATCGATGGGTGCAGAATTACCATCGAATTTGGAATACGATATCAGAAATTATATAGGACCTAGCACAAGTACTAGTGAATCCACAACTCCAGAGAGTTTGGCACCGCAATTGAAGCCTATTAAAGAAGGTCAAGTACACCAAGAGAAGAAACGATGCAGCGGTTGTAATGACAGTACGTTGGAACGTGAAGAAAcggaatctaataatattcttcaagTGCCTGATGTAATAAATTCTCGAGGAAAATATATAAGGCAGAACAGCAAAACAAATGATTCGCCTGGAACCTCGAGTCGTTATTCGAGACAAAACTCACGATCTAAGGAAGTTTCAATTGAAAAACcagaaattgttatttctcCAGATTCTAGTGGATTTACTGGTTGCTTTCCGagacaaaatatcaaatcaaatgAATCAGCTGTctataatttcaatgataaacAAGATTCGTATTTGAAAAAGGATTTAACAGAATGCAATTTGAGAAGGATACCTACTATTGAAAAAATGCGCTATGTGGGCAGAACAAATCCGTGCTCTTTATCAGATACTcctgaatatattattgataacaaAGTGTTATGTAAAGTAaacaattgtttaaatttcaaatcagcGGAAAAatctaatgaatataattcaattggaGATAGTCATTCGAGAATTAAGCTggaaaataagtttaaaatgtCAGATACGAATTCTGTTAgttcttatttaaaacaaattggaaaatctataaatgttgtagaaaaagaaaataaaatcgacgGTCAAAATGATAATGACACAAAGAAAATCACAGCTGAAACTTCAAAATCATCGGGAGGCTCTTATTTAAGAAGAACAAAGATTTCTCCCACAAAGGAGACACCAAAGGATGCATTTTTGTCACAAAAGAATAGTCAATCTGAAGCTATTTCATTTTCGTTGCAATCAAAAGCAGAAATTACTGAAGATAAGTCTATCAATGATAAGCTAATCAGACAAGAAAgtaatatttcagatattgGAAGTATATTATCTAGACAAGGAAGTCTCACAGTACTAGATTGTACAGCAAAGCATAaagatcaaatatataaagattattcgTCTTTTAACACTTtacaaaaagaagattttcataaagaaggaaatttcaagaaaaatacgatGTTTTATTATACAGATAATCTCTATTCAAATTCCAGTCTTTCCAAAAACGATGATTTTCTTTCCTACAATACACGAAATGAAACTAATatagataatgaaaaagaCTATACTACTGAAGATTGTACCAAATTCAAATCCGATGATTCTAAGAAAACAGTAATCGAAACGATACCTGTATATGATGGAAAATTGCCTAATTCTTTGACAGAATACACAGgatgttataaaaatgtgGATTTATGTAGACAGGATAGTTTTGGTTCTGATAGTGCAGTTGGTACCATGAgaagtaatttttttgcaGATTTAGAGTTCGTTCATTTAAGAGACGGTAGGCATACACCGGATTTGTGCCATACTCCTGAACGATGTTGTACTCCTAATCGAGCTACGTCACCTATAGAAAGCACAGCTTTATGA